GCTGCTTTTTCATCATATTCTGTTGGATTTACAAAGAAAAAACTAGATAATTCCCAAAAATCAGCAACAAATGTAGCACGCTCCTTTATTAATGAAACTACTTTTGTTGTATACTCTACATCAGTAGTAATTCCTTTTTCTGAAAGAATAGGAGTATACAATGTTGTTAACTCTTCATTTGTTTTTTGCTGTAAATATTGTTGATTAAACCAGTTTGTTTTGTCTGGGCTAAATTTAGCGCCCGACTTACTAACTCTACTTAAATCGAAAGCATCAACCAATTCTTCTAATGAAAATATTTCTTGTTCTGTACCAGGATTCCAACCTAATAAGGCTAACATATTTATAAATGCATCGTTAAAGTAACCATCTTCTTTATAACCTCTTGATACATCTCCAGATTTCTCGTTTGTATATTCTAAAGGAAATACAGGAAATCCTAATTTATCACCATCACGTTTACTTAATTTTCCTTTTCCAACTGGCTTTAGAATTAAAGGTAAGTGTGCAAATTTTGGAGATTCCCAATCAAAGGCGCGATAAAGTAATACATGAAGTGGGAGAGAAGGCAACCATTCTTCACCACGAATAACATGTGAAATCTCCATTAAATGATCATCAACAATATTAGCTAAGTGATATGTTGGCATTCCGTCTGACTTAAACAATACTTTATCATCTAATACATTGGTGTCAATTTTAATTTTACCACGAATTTCATCTTCAAGTATTAAAGTTTCGTCTTGTGGTGTTTTAAAACGAACAACATATTTATCACCTGCTGCCAATTTAGCTTTAACTTCATCAGCTGAAAGTGCTAATGAACTATTTAATTTTTCGCGATTATGCCAGTTATAAGTAAATGTTTTACCATTTTCTTCGTGATTTTTTCGATGTGCATCTAACTCTTCAGTAGTATCAAATGCATAATATGCCCAATCTTTATCAATTAATTCAGTAGCATATGTTTTATATAATTCTTTTCGTTCTGACTGACGGTAAGGTCCGA
This genomic stretch from Tenacibaculum sp. Bg11-29 harbors:
- the gltX gene encoding glutamate--tRNA ligase encodes the protein MTENVRVRFAPSPTGPLHIGGVRTALFNYLFAKKHNGTFVLRIEDTDQTRYVANAEQYIIDALKWCNIPFDEGPGNNEKFGPYRQSERKELYKTYATELIDKDWAYYAFDTTEELDAHRKNHEENGKTFTYNWHNREKLNSSLALSADEVKAKLAAGDKYVVRFKTPQDETLILEDEIRGKIKIDTNVLDDKVLFKSDGMPTYHLANIVDDHLMEISHVIRGEEWLPSLPLHVLLYRAFDWESPKFAHLPLILKPVGKGKLSKRDGDKLGFPVFPLEYTNEKSGDVSRGYKEDGYFNDAFINMLALLGWNPGTEQEIFSLEELVDAFDLSRVSKSGAKFSPDKTNWFNQQYLQQKTNEELTTLYTPILSEKGITTDVEYTTKVVSLIKERATFVADFWELSSFFFVNPTEYDEKAAKKQWKDTTGALMEELTTVISKIEDFTIENTQIDIKGWITAKEIGFGKVMQPLRLSLVGKLAGPDLFDIMTMIGKENTIARIKNAIKKLS